In a genomic window of Bemisia tabaci chromosome 1, PGI_BMITA_v3:
- the Erk7 gene encoding extracellular signal-regulated kinase 2, giving the protein MIMSSSFVKSSVCNVDLHIVQKYDLKRRIGKGAYGIVWKAFERKNKTPVAVKKIYDAFRNPTDAQRTFREIAYLQEFRNHPNIVKLLNVHRANNNTDIYLVFEYVETDLHKCIKREKILQDIHKRFIIYQLLKALKYIHSGNVIHRDLKPPNILINSQCHCKIADFGLARSVAPNQNEDEPVLKAMLTDYIATRWYRAPEVLAASKTYSKSIDMWSVGCILGEMLLGKPLFPGSSTVNQLELIINTLGPVSPNDVDSVCSGYGSSLLKQAPPPSKVTSLSSLLPTVSADALDLLNRFLTLNPNHRITAADALEHSYVQMFSEPLGETSLGHSVILPVRDDVRLSIDYYRNKINDAISQNEERQARKIRSCSSDPCVNKKSLEPLLSNVYSTMQYENATSHKSTSKKRQAGYLHCLTNNLTAADIQPLKHPATHPPHRTSKLGHLKHSSDGEASLKSFKVKSKSKSLPPPTDSILPAMERTPNQAAFLKNLGKTYLTSIQEYASMTGISQAALAKSENKLNEKLLLPKTKSLSRAKSLCPVYRHPLEGKKSNVDENVAADRSQIKSCNFKRGVHVTSLQKNISSLPVQVSRKKMSSTVLYPYLNPAVTSFKLPADIQNYNLLLSKNGG; this is encoded by the exons ATGATAATGTCGAGCAGTTTTGTGAAAAGTAGTGTCTGTAATGTCGATTTGCATATTGTTCAGAAGTATGATTTGAAGCGTCGAATTGGCAAAGGG GCCTATGGTATCGTCTGGAAGGCttttgaaagaaagaataaaacacCAGTTGCTGTTAAGAAAATTTATGATGCCTTTAGAAATCCGACTGATGCTCAAAGAACCTTTCGTGAAATTGCTTATCTCCAGGAATTCCGTAATCATCCCAATATTGTGAAACTATTAAATGTTCATCGGGCCAACAACAATACAGACATTTATCTGGTATTCGAATATGTTG AGACTGACCTTCACAAGTGcataaaacgtgaaaaaatattgcaagACATCCACAAACGGTTTATCATCTATCAGCTGCTGAAGGCGTTAAAATATATCCACTCAGGAAATGTAATTCATCGAGACCTCAAG CCACCgaatattttgataaacagTCAGTGCCATTGCAAAATCGCTGATTTTGGTCTTGCCAGGTCAGTGGCGCCTAATCAAAATGAGGATGAACCTGTGCTGAAAGCCATGCTAACAGATTACATAGCAACTCGGTGGTATCGTGCACCAGAAGTTTTGGCCGCCTCAAAGAC TTACAGCAAAAGTATTGACATGTGGAGTGTTGGCTGCATTCTAGGAGAAATGCTTCTCGGCAAGCCCTTGTTTCCTGGATCTTCAACTGTGAATCAACTAGAACTTATCATCAACACTCTGGGACCTGTCTCACCCAACG ATGTGGATAGCGTTTGTTCTGGATACGGAAGCTCTCTTTTGAAGCAGGCTCCACCCCCCTCCAAAGTTACTTCTCTGTCAAGTTTGCTCCCGACTGTCTCAGCTGATGCTTTAGATTTACTCAATCGCTTTCTAACCCTTAATCCAAACCATCGAATTACTGCTGCTGATGCTTTAGAGCACAGCTATGTCCAAAT GTTTTCCGAGCCGCTTGGAGAGACTTCTCTAGGCCATTCTGTAATCCTGCCTGTCAGAGATGATGTCCGCCTCTCAATCGACTATTACCGCAACAAAATCAATGATGCCATCTCGCAAAATGAGGAACGCCAGGCACGCAAAATCAGGTCTTGCAGCTCGGATCCTTGTGT TAACAAGAAATCTTTAGAGCCTCTGCTTTCCAATGTGTATTCAACTATGCAGTATGAAAACGCAACAAGTCACAAATCTACCAGCAAGAAACGGCAAGCTGGCTACTTACATTGCTTAACCAACAATTTAACTGCTGCAGACATTCAGCCATTGAAACATCCAGCAACGCACCCGCCACATAGGACCTCAAAACTTG GTCATTTGAAACATTCTAGTGATGGAGAAGCAAGTCTAAAGTCGTTCAAAGTCAAGTCTAAATCAAAATCATTACCTCCTCCAACTGATTCAATTTTACCTGCCATGGAACGGACTCCAAACCAAgctgcatttttgaaaaacttaggCAAAACTTACTTAACATCAATTCAAGAATATGCCTCAATGACGGGAATATCTCAGGCG GCCCTAGCAAAGAGTGAAAACAAGTTGAATGAAAAACTGCTGCTTCCGAAAACAAAGTCATTGAGTCGAGCCAAGTCTTTATGCCCTGTGTATAGGCATCCGCTAGAGGGTAAAAAAAGTAACGTTGATGAGAATGTAGCAGCTGATAGAAGTCAGATTAAATCATGTAATTTTAAGCGAGGGGTTCATGTAACTTCACTCCAGAAGAACATATCATCTTTACCAGTTCAAGTTTCCAGGAAAAAAATGTCCTCAACTGTTCTGTATCCGTACCTGAACCCTGCAGTCACTAGTTTCAAGTTACCGGCTGATATACAGAACTACAACCTTTTGCTCAGTAAAAATGGAGGTTGA